Proteins co-encoded in one Tiliqua scincoides isolate rTilSci1 chromosome 12, rTilSci1.hap2, whole genome shotgun sequence genomic window:
- the IRS4 gene encoding insulin receptor substrate 4 yields the protein MASGLPGPGEEAAVGGGCPAALEASEEAAAGGGGTGGPRLAAAAAPLPAEEDPEPVEGAPCPPPAHPLMLLLRRSPSTSLCLVQEEEASPLPAGTPTGRAGPVGRAGPPAPSNRGAPALPPQPPPVVGDDVRKCGYLRKQKHGHKRYFVLREERHLAPARLEYYDSEKKFKSSLRAAAAAGGNVALCCPPPKRVIPLYQCFAVSRRADAKHKYIIALYTKDEYFAMVAENEAEQEGWYQAISELMSQSKRGFLEQEDQADQLDDDDEHYGAALRPGTVFKEVWQVNVKPKGLGQTKNLTGVYRLCLSSKAIHLVKLNTEVPSVHLQLMNVRRCGHSENFFFVEVGRSASIGPGELWMQVDDSVVAQNMHETFLETMKALKAFSEFRPRSKSQSSSGGGSSTNPISFITTRRHLGNLPPSQTGLQRRSRTESVTGGTPPTTKSSSSYRFRTSSEGEGTMTRPFRSVTGSLIHLNTARMNLGRQEGSGRYVRAAFSSSYHTRSASLPVSHFPSTTSPISVSSSSGHGSASDTLVRPSSSSVCGSPSDGGFISSDEYGSSPGDFRYFRVRSNTPDSLGNTPPIREENCLSEYMSMSKQQMDNNGARDDSRDAEKCFRKRTYSLTKPTSVPVQQKTTQTAASLDEDSVGSHGPLPCSESPKFKDNPESHYGEAALDSVCSQSRNKARDDGYMPMMPGVASSLASNSDYLPMTPKNVSVPKQINNSWSSPQADAKGYMMMFPRAVSSPVWSPLTGFNSKSGSEKLANNEYMDMSPGNSAAPKQPSDSNYMHTNSSSKNLGSYFSLPRSFKTLLGDNGEHNEYVPMSSPGKLLYGGSEDVNPVGSEVLANGLSKSPHLMASDEGLSQNRVTRPTKLPLGTRGSNTIPRMYDRTIPLEPSSPGEYINIDFGEKASNTPYSLSAEGSPSSLGSSSDHRQSPLSDYMSVDLDVQSPKATKDLSNSLTDISIYASSGIPRNPPDADYARLSFGTACVSAASGRIDDYTEMTFNMAATPPGPFSSESKNGLKMDSPPSIVNRLCIVDQYAGSSNFSVPSPDPPVVPKVIRADPQGRRRHSSETFSSAATVTTSSSFFTDSSKRHSSASFDNVWLKPEEHISDGHESKMSRDTSTGFQNGLNYIALNLRDNSLNCEESPSTPNCHLPNGTLNLESGVYVSIDFSRSDGLKCSSARKD from the coding sequence ATGGCGAGCGGGCTGCCCGGCCCTGGGGAAGAAGCGGCAGTAGGGGGAGGCTGCCCCGCCGCGCTGGAGGCCAGTGAGGAGGCTGCTGCCGGCGGAGGAGGCACGGGGGGCcccaggctggctgctgctgctgcccccctgcccGCCGAGGAGGACCCTGAGCCAGTGGAGGGGGCCCCCTGCCCGCCCCCCGCACACCCCCTCATGCTCCTGCTGCGGAGGTCACCCAGCACATCTCTCTGCCTGGTGCAGGAAGAAGAAGCCTCGCCGCTGCCTGCTGGGACCCCCACAGGACGCGCTGGCCCTGTGGGGCGGGCTGGCCCTCCAGCCCCCTCAAACAGGGGAGCCCCCGCACTGCCACCACAGCCACCCCCGGTGGTGGGCGACGACGTGCGGAAGTGCGGCTACCTTCGGAAGCAGAAGCACGGGCACAAGCGCTACTTCGTGCTGCGGGAGGAGAGGCACCTGGCCCCAGCCCGACTGGAGTACTACGACAGCGAGAAGAAGTTCAAGAGCAGCCTGCGGGCAGCGGCTGCGGCCGGTGGGAACGTGGCCCTCTGTTGCCCGCCTCCCAAGCGGGTGATTCCTCTGTACCAGTGCTTCGCCGTCAGCCGGCGGGCGGACGCCAAGCACAAGTACATCATCGCCCTGTATACCAAGGATGAGTACTTTGCCATGGTCGCCGAGAATGAGGCTGAGCAGGAGGGGTGGTACCAGGCGATCAGCGAGCTCATGAGCCAGAGCAAGAGGGGGTTCTTGGAGCAGGAAGACCAGGCCGATCAACTGGATGATGACGATGAGCATTACGGGGCTGCTCTCAGGCCGGGGACTGTGTTCAAGGAAGTCTGGCAAGTCAACGTGAAGCCCAAGGGCCTGGGGCAGACGAAGAACCTCACCGGCGTATATAGATTGTGCCTCTCCAGCAAGGCTATCCACCTTGTCAAACTGAACACTGAGGTGCCCTCTGTccacttgcagctaatgaatgtCCGTCGCTGTGGGCACTCAGAGAACTTCTTCTTCGTTGAAGTGGGCAGGTCTGCTTCCATTGGGCCAGGAGAACTGTGGATGCAAGTGGATGATTCGGTCGTCGCCCAGAACATGCATGAAACCTTTCTGGAAACCATGAAAGCTTTGAAAGCCTTCTCTGAGTTCAGACCTCGCAGCAAGAGTCAGTCTTCTAGTGGTGGGGGTAGCAGCACCaaccccatctccttcatcactACCAGGAGGCACCTGGGCAACTTGCCACCCAGCCAGACTGGCTTGCAGCGAAGATCCAGAACTGAAAGTGTTACTGGGGGGACCCCTCCCACCACCAAGAGTAGTAGTTCTTATCGTTTCAGAACTTCTAGCGAAGGGGAGGGGACAATGACCAGACCATTTAGGTCTGTGACTGGGAGTCTGATTCATCTGAATACAGCAAGGATGAATTTGGGGCGACAGGAAGGGAGTGGACGGTATGTTAGAGCAGCATTTAGCTCTTCTTATCACACCAGATCAGCCTCTCTGCCAGTATCTCATTTCCCTTCCACAACTAGCCCCATCAGTGTTTCTTCAAGTAGTGGCCATGGATCTGCTTCGGATACCCTTGTAAGGCCTTCTAGTTCATCCGTCTGTGGGTCCCCCAGTGATGGTGGCTTTATTTCTTCAGATGAATATGGTTCCAGCCCTGGTGACTTCAGATACTTTCGTGTGAGGAGTAACACCCCTGATTCCTTGGGCAACACACCCCCAATCAGGGAAGAAAATTGTTTAAGTGAATACATGTCTATGAGCAAACAGCAAATGGATAATAATGGTGCAAGAGATGATTCCCGGGATGCTGAGAAATGTTTCAGAAAGAGAACTTATTCTTTAACTAAGCCTACTTCTGTACCGGTGCAGCAGAAAACAACCCAAACAGCAGCTTCTTTAGATGAGGATTCTGTCGGAAGCCATGGGCCTTTGCCATGTTCTGAATCGCCAAAATTTAAAGATAACCCTGAATCTCACTATGGGGAGGCTGCGCTTGATTCTGTATGTAGTCAAAGCAGAAATAAAGCCAGAGACGATGGGTACATGCCCATGATGCCAGGAGTTGCATCCTCTCTTGCAAGCAACAGTGATTATTTGCCAATGACTCCCAAAAATGTGTCTGTTCCAAAACAAATAAACAACTCATGGTCATCCCCTCAGGCAGACGCAAAAGGATATATGATGATGTTTCCCAGGGCTGTCTCTTCACCTGTATGGAGTCCTTTAACTGGATTTAATTCTAAAAGTGGCAGTGAAAAATTGGCCAATAATGAGTACATGGATATGTCACCTGGAAATTCAGCTGCTCCAAAACAACCCAGTGACTCAAATTATATGCATACCAATTCTAGTTCCAAAAACCTTGGCTCTTATTTCTCCCTCCCACGAAGCTTTAAGACTCTTTTAGGGGACAATGGTGAACATAATGAGTATGTTCCAATGTCATCACCTGGAAAATTACTGTATGGTGGCTCTGAAGATGTTAACCCTGTTGGTAGTGAAGTTCTGGCCAACGGCCTTTCCAAATCACCTCATCTGATGGCTTCAGATGAAGGCCTTTCTCAGAACAGGGTTACTAGGCCTACAAAACTTCCATTGGGCACTAGAGGTAGTAATACTATACCAAGGATGTATGATCGTACAATTCCACTTGAGCCATCTAGTCCTGGAGAATATATAAATATTGACTTTGGTGAAAAAGCAAGTAATACGCCCTATTCACTATCTGCAGAAGGATCTCCATCATCTCTTGGTTCCAGCAGTGACCACAGGCAGTCACCACTTTCTGACTACATGAGCGTTGATCTTGATGTCCAGTCACCAAAAGCAACAAAGGACCTATCCAACTCCTTAACAGATATTTCAATTTATGCAAGTTCTGGTATCCCAAGGAACCCACCTGATGCTGATTATGCCAGGCTCTCATTTGGTACTGCTTGTGTTAGCGCAGCAAGTGGTAGGATTGATGACTACACTGAGATGACCTTCAACATGGCAGCAACACCACCTGGACCATTTAGCTCAGaaagcaaaaatggcttaaagatgGATAGCCCTCCTTCCATAGTAAATCGGCTGTGCATTGTTGACCAATATGCCGGTAGCAGTAACTTCTCTGTTCCTAGTCCTGACCCTCCAGTAGTACCTAAAGTCATTCGTGCTGACCCACAAGGAAGGAGGCGGCATAGCTCTGAGACCTTTTCTTCTGCTGCCACAGttaccacctcctcctctttctttactGACAGTAGTAAAAGGCACAGCTCTGCCTCTTTTGACAATGTGTGGTTGAAACCTGAAGAACACATTTCAGATGGCCATGAAAGCAAGATGTCCCGAGACACTTCAACGGGGTTTCAGAATGGCTTAAACTATATAGCTCTGAATTTACGAGATAATTCCCTAAACTGTGAGGAGAGCCCTAGTACCCCAAACTGCCACCTTCCAAATGGTACTCTGAATCTGGAAAGTGGAGTGTATGTAAGCATAGATTTCAGCAGATCAGACGGTTTGAAGTGCAGCTCGGCAAGAAAAG